GTTGTTCTGTGATTGGTCGCCCTGGACCTGTCCCCAAGTGTAGGTCAATCCTCCGGGTAGACGGGGTCGGGTATTATGGTTATTGGTTCCGCAGGGTCGATAGAGCGCACCGCCTCGGTCAACAAACTCCTCGATGCGGGCAAAGTTTTCGTTGTAGGCCGCCACCCACGCGTCGGGCTCATAATTGCCTATCCACATGAAGTCAAACTCGTTGAAATCGACGTTGGCGACCTCGTTCCACTGTCGGTAACGGCTGTATCGTAGCCCGTCGATGGCTGAGAAATACTGCTCGAAGTTCCAGTTGCTCCACCCGCAGACATTCTGTATGAGTATGCCACGTCCCTCCGGCTGATCCCGACGGGGCCCACCCCGACGATCAACATTCTCTTCCGGCTCATCGAGTGTGATCTCGAATACCGCGGCCGCGTCATCCTCGTTCCGAAGCGTCAGTGTTTGAACCAATGTGTCCCCCTCCTCCAAGGCCACGATGAACCCTATAGGCTCGGCCGTGACGGCCGCGGTTGCAGGAGAAACAGCAGATGCAAGCAGCATAAGTCCGGCTGCGAGTAGTGTGAAAAGGGTGCGCAACAGCATGGTGAACTCCTGTCAGGATGGTTGGGAGGAGCGATGAAACGGTCCCCGGGACAGGTGAGGGCGGGATGCAGCGCGAGGTAAGTTGCCCGAGACGCCTTAATGATTATTTAGTATAAGCAAGTCAATAGCCATTGTCAATATCCTGCGAGGCACATTTCAACTGTTGATTCAATTTCAAGTCAATGATAATGATGATGATAATCCGATCCACTGGCGAGCCTACCGGCTCTCGAACATCAGGTTCCTCTTGAAATTGGTCGGGCTGGTCGCGAACTCCATCCCGGTCTCAAAGGTGATGATCTCCTGTTTGTAGAGGGCTGTCAGGTGCTGGTCGAAGGTCTGCATCCGGTAGGGGTTGGCGCCCTGCTCGATCAGGTCGGTGAAGCCGCGGCTGTCCGCAGTCGCGATCCGCTCCTGGATAGCCCCGGTCATACGCATCACCTCGAGCGCTGCAATCCGGCCTTCCCGGTCCGAGCGGGGAACGAGCCGCTGGGATATGATCGCCCGGATCGTCTCCGAAAGGCGCAGCCTAAGCCCCGGCTGCTCGCCTGGATCGAAGACGCCAAGAATGCGAATGATCGTCCCCTCGGCATCGGAAGTGTGGAGAGTGCTGAAGACCGAGTGCCCGGTTTCGGCTGCCTTAAGCCCAATCTCGACCGTCTCCCGGTCGCGAAGTTCGCCGACCATGATGACGTCCGGATCCTGCCGAAGCGATGCCCGCAGCGCCGCACTAAAGGTGCCGGTGTCGTTGCCGACCTCGCGCTGGGTAATGTAGGACATATTGTCGCGCAGGAGGAACTCGATCGGATCCTCGATCGTAACGATCTTGCGCCGGAAGTTGTTGTTGATTTGATTGAGCAGCGCCGCGAGGGTGGTGGACTTGCCACTGCCGGTCGTCCCGGTAATCAGCACCATCCCGCGCGGCTCGGCGGCGATCTCCTTTAAAACCTCTGGTAAGAGGAGGTCGTCGATCGAGCGAATGCTGTCCGGAATGACCCGCATCGTAAGGGTGAGCGTCCCACGCTGGCGGGCAATGTTGACCCGGAAACGCCCCGTTCCCGACAGCGAGAACGAAGTGTCGAAGTCGGTCAGCATCTCAAGTTGCGAGAGGTGCTGGAGCGCGACCGGGCTGGCTGATTGTTCGAGCACCCGCCGGACAATCCGCTCCACGTCTTCGCCTTCGAGCGGCTCGTCGGTGCCGGCCACCATCTCGCCCCGCGACCGCACCATAAAGGGCTGGCCGACCTTGATATGAATATCCGATGTGCCGACCTCGACGGCGGCGTGGAGGATCTGATCGAAAAGATAGGCTTCCAACTGAACGTGGATCTATGAATGAAGAGGAGCCGTGACCCGGATTTGTGCATGCCGGACGCCCTCGTCCGGCGTGTCGTGGAGACGAGTGCAAGAGCCGAGGGCATCCTCACTCCAAATGTTTGCAACGGGACGCCTTCTCTGTAGTTCTCAATATACACCCTATGCAGGGTGTTGTGAAAGGTCATATTGAGTCTGTTAAAAGACTCGACTCGTGCACGTCGGACGCCCTCGTCCGGCATGTGACAGGGAGATGTGATGCGAGCGGACGAGGGCGTCCGCCCGTATCATTAACTTCGATCAGGTGTCGTCATTCAGTCATCACACCCCAAAAAAGCGAGGGCTGCCCCTCTGGGAGCAGCCCTCTATGCGACGTTGGTCGGCGGGTGCGCGCGGCATCTGTCCGGGTCTATGCCGGGTCCTCCGGTTCCAAACCACCGCATTCGAATAGAATATCGACGCCGCTTCGTGCGGGTGTGGTGATGCAGGTCACCGAAGCCGGTGATTTTTTTGACGCGCCAAAATGGCGGATTGCCAGGACGTCGCACTGAATCCGATGCCGCGCTGAAAAGGGGGACTAACTTCCGGTAGGAACTCACGCCTCTCCCGTGTGAGTATTTTGGCGCTGGCAAGAACTTCGACAACGGCCTTAATTAGTAACGGGTGCCTTATCATTCTTAGCAGCATCACCAACTCGTGCAATAGGATCGGCCCAATATGCGGGAAGATGTCCCGCCACCGGTCGTTCCGGGCGATGAGGTAGTAGCGGTTGCGGTGCGTCAGGTAGCGCGAGAAGTGCGACGATGACGACGACCCGCCTCGCCGGTGCCATCCTACCGCCGTCGGAACGAACCACGCCTCCCGGTTATGCCTCCAGATACGCCAGGCCAGATCGGCATCTTCGTAGTAACTGAAGAACCGTTCCGGGAAGATGCCGTCCGGGACGGCCGTTTCTTCAAGTGTCTCACGACGGTAGAGCGCAGCAGCTGCACAGATGCCGAAGACCCGCCCCGGTTCGTTTGGCAGCCCTGAACGAAGCGCTCCGAAGTGGCGATCCCGCACCCGCCGGCTCGCAAAGATCTCAATCCCGGTTGAGTCCACGACCTCATCGCCGGCATCGTCCCATCTAAGGAGAACTCCCCCCAAGGCGCCCGCGCGCGGATGATCTGCAGCAAAATCAAGCAGGTGCCGAATCCAATCCGGTGCCAGTTTCGCGTCGGGATTAAGAGTCAGGATCCAGTCCGCTGAAAGGTGCCGGATGCCGAGGTTGTTACCCGCGGCAAAGCCGATATTTGTCGTCCGGATGAGCAAAATGCTCTGATAATCGCGTTCCACAAGGTCGGCCGTGCCGTCCATCGAGCCGTTATCGACGACGACGATGGTCCGAATCGGGTGCGACTGGGCTTCAAGCGACGTCAGGCATTCGCCGATGTCACGAATGCTGTTGTGGGCTACGACGACCGCGCCGACCGCTGGCTGGTCCGCCGCGCTCATTACGCCTTCCGGGCGAGGAAATGTCCTGCCGTCTGCAGCAGCCGCCGGACGATGGCACTGACTGGACTGTCGAACTCCTGCCGTCCCCGTCGGAACATCAACAGTCCGGCGGTAGCCAACGTTGCTGCAAGCGCTATCGCGGCGCCATATCCGGCGTAGAAATAGACTCCGGCGGGAAGCAGAATCGCCATCACCATTAGGCTAACGCCCGAGACTGCAGCCACCGCGCCCGCCGCGCCTATGCCATAGAGGATCGTTCCGGTTACGTTGAACAGCCCCTCGAATGGCGCTGCCAGCATCATGATTCTGAGCAGCGGCGCAGCCTCAAGGTATGACGCTCCCATGAAAAGACGAAAGAACGGCTCCGCCGCGAGCATCATCAGCATCGCGAAGCCTCCCAGTCCGATCACCACATAGGCGGTAGCCTTCTCGAAGAGCGCTCCCAACTCGGCCCGGTTTCCCGTCGCTGCCAGCCGCGATGCATAAGGCATCACCAACACCCCCATCGCCGCCGTAAGCGCCGATACGACACGATAGATGTTCTTCGCTCCGCCGTAAACGCCGACGATAGCCGGGTTATAAATCGCTCCCAATAACAGCAGATCGGCACCATAAACCAGGCTGCTTGAGAGTCCAATGCCGAGCGTCAGGACCCCGTAGCGGAGCAGTTCTTTGGCTTCGCCCCACGCGATCCGTCGCAGCAGATTGGTTAGTCCTCCCAATGGCACAACCGCCAGACTCGACGCCAGCGCGGCTATGAAGTTGACCAGCAAAGGATCGAGCGCGCTCTGCATGGCATTCGTTTGACGAAGATAAAAGTAGCCCCCCGCCGAGCCGAGGTAGTAGATCGCGTCGAGCAGAAAGAGATGCTTCATCCGGTAGAGGGTCTGATGCACACAAAACGACCAATCGCGCAGGAAGAAGAGTGGCAGGAACGCTGCCGCCAGATAGATATCGCTGCGCTCGACTTTCAGCATCCCCCCCAGCAGCGGCGCGACCAGAATCAGCAGCAGTCCCGCCGCAAGATAGAAGAGTGCGTTAAGGCCAAAACCCGTCCGTGCCATCGCTTCGTGACGCCCCGGTTCGGAGGCAAACTTGATCATCGGATTCAGGATCAGCGTCTTATTGACGAAAATGACCTGACTGGCGATAGCGAAGATGATCGAGTATCTCCCGAATTCTTCAACCGGAAGCGCTGGGATGACGAAGAGGATGAAGGCAAGTCCGTTGACCAGCGGCAGGAGTCGGGTCGCGACAGCCCACGAAAACCGGCCTAAATGAAGC
The sequence above is drawn from the Calditrichota bacterium genome and encodes:
- a CDS encoding PilT/PilU family type 4a pilus ATPase, giving the protein MHVQLEAYLFDQILHAAVEVGTSDIHIKVGQPFMVRSRGEMVAGTDEPLEGEDVERIVRRVLEQSASPVALQHLSQLEMLTDFDTSFSLSGTGRFRVNIARQRGTLTLTMRVIPDSIRSIDDLLLPEVLKEIAAEPRGMVLITGTTGSGKSTTLAALLNQINNNFRRKIVTIEDPIEFLLRDNMSYITQREVGNDTGTFSAALRASLRQDPDVIMVGELRDRETVEIGLKAAETGHSVFSTLHTSDAEGTIIRILGVFDPGEQPGLRLRLSETIRAIISQRLVPRSDREGRIAALEVMRMTGAIQERIATADSRGFTDLIEQGANPYRMQTFDQHLTALYKQEIITFETGMEFATSPTNFKRNLMFESR
- a CDS encoding glycosyltransferase family 2 protein; amino-acid sequence: MSAADQPAVGAVVVAHNSIRDIGECLTSLEAQSHPIRTIVVVDNGSMDGTADLVERDYQSILLIRTTNIGFAAGNNLGIRHLSADWILTLNPDAKLAPDWIRHLLDFAADHPRAGALGGVLLRWDDAGDEVVDSTGIEIFASRRVRDRHFGALRSGLPNEPGRVFGICAAAALYRRETLEETAVPDGIFPERFFSYYEDADLAWRIWRHNREAWFVPTAVGWHRRGGSSSSSHFSRYLTHRNRYYLIARNDRWRDIFPHIGPILLHELVMLLRMIRHPLLIKAVVEVLASAKILTRERREFLPEVSPPFQRGIGFSATSWQSAILARQKNHRLR